In a single window of the Prinia subflava isolate CZ2003 ecotype Zambia chromosome 3, Cam_Psub_1.2, whole genome shotgun sequence genome:
- the KLHL34 gene encoding kelch-like protein 34 codes for MSYFLSYCKAHCTAVLAQYQSLRSEGFLCDILLKVKENEFPAHKSLLACSSDYFRAMFKNYTQESKASVIHLQVVSPTGLQHILDFIYTSFLPLSFESLEDTLEAASYLQVTDAVGLCNQYLVNNLALENCCFSANVARKFYLPDALAATEKYIIKNVWKLLDLDLSGLLELNFRSLLAVIQSPDLPMVEECRLLNLVLLWLKQDKSRLDHANSLLEHIRYGLIPVEELRKTYTQSEVSLSAGIKCLIIKAINYHTSVFKQPVLQDKSTTLRNQKTRIILLGGGTASEGLVTEVVAFDVYNHKWRTLTQLQDRVQNHSVCVVGNFLYVLGGEIQSGALGDAKIGKTLLVTNKVHRYDPRFNTWTQITGMLEKRCQFTCCVLGKDIFAIGGRGEDGSLHSSVEVYDISRDRWTKARELPCRIHGHASAVCKNTIYISGGKCSAPASTSNDVYSLSSLERQWVKRAPMSIARFGHQMATIRGSIFTFLGLYEPFSEIERYDPDQNQWTRLRPLVYDRFSYGLAVVEETALLIGGKKWQNSLEVSTQDVVGYDIDNDGWEEICKAPLPWCGLQCAVLQLAEVAEEQDGDSPQKKLPSC; via the coding sequence ATGAGCTACTTCCTGTCCTACTGCAAAGCACACTGCACCGCCGTGCTCGCCCAGTACCAGAGCCTGAGATCAGAGGGCTTTCTCTGTGATATTTTGctaaaagtgaaagaaaacgAGTTTCCTGCACACAAGTCCTTGTTGGCATGTTCCAGCGACTACTTCCGAGCCATGTTCAAAAATTATACCCAAGAGTCTAAAGCCAGTGTCATTCACCTACAAGTAGTCTCACCCACCGGGCTCCAGCACATCCTGGATTTCATTTACACATCCTTTCTGCCCCTTTCCTTTGAAAGCCTGGAGGATACCTTGGAAGCTGCAAGCTACTTGCAAGTGACCGATGCTGTTGGCTTGTGCAATCAGTACTTAGTGAACAATCTTGCCTTGGAaaactgctgcttctctgccaACGTGGCCAGGAAGTTCTACCTGCCAGATGCCCTAGCAgccacagaaaaatacattatcaAAAATGTCTGGAAGCTGCTGGACTTGGATTTGTCAGGACTTCTTGAGCTGAACTTCAGGTCTTTGCTAGCAGTGATTCAATCACCAGATCTCCCCATGGTGGAAGAATGCCGTCTGTTGAATCTTGTCCTGCTGTGGTTGAAGCAGGATAAATCCAGGCTGGATCATGCAAATAGCCTTTTAGAACACATAAGATATGGTCTCATCCCAGTGGAAGAGCTGAGAAAAACCTACACACAGTCAGAAGTGTCCCTCTCAGCAGGTATTAAGTGCTTGATcataaaagcaataaattatCACACATCTGTATTCAAGCAGCCTGTCCTGCAGGATAAGTCCACCACACTGAGGAACCAGAAAACTCGGATCATTCTGCTGGGGGGAGGCACGGCAAGCGAGGGGCTGGTCACCGAGGTGGTGGCCTTTGATGTTTACAACCACAAATGGCGAACCCTCAcgcagctgcaggacagggtGCAGAACCACAGCGTGTGTGTGGTGGGGAACTTCCTCTATGTCCTGGGTGGGGAAATACAAAGTGGTGCCCTGGGTGATGCTAAAATCGGCAAGACCTTATTGGTTACCAACAAGGTCCATCGGTACGATCCAAGGTTTAACACGTGGACCCAAATCACGGGCATGCTGGAAAAGAGATGCCAGTTTACTTGCTGTGTCCTAGGCAAGGACATCTTTGCCATTGGTGGAAGGGGTGAGGACGGGTCGCTGCATTCATCTGTGGAAGTCTATGACATCAGCAGGGATAGATGGACGAAGGCCAGGGAATTGCCATGCAGGATACATGGCCATGCCAGTGCCGTTTGCAAGAACACCATATACATCTCCGGGGGCAAGTGCTCGGCCCCAGCCAGCACAAGCAATGACGTTTATTCTCTGAGCTCACTTGAAAGGCAGTGGGTGAAACGCGCCCCGATGAGCATTGCTCGGTTTGGGCATCAAATGGCAACAATCAGGGGATCCATATTCACCTTTCTGGGATTATATGAACCCTTCTCTGAGATAGAAAGGTATGACCCGGATCAAAACCAATGGACTCGGTTAAGACCACTGGTCTACGATCGATTCTCCTACGGCCTGGCAGTGGTGGAGGAAACAGCTCTTCTGATCGGGGGAAAGAAATGGCAGAACTCTCTGGAGGTCTCCACGCAAGATGTGGTTGGCTACGACATTGACAACGACGGCTGGGAGGAGATCTGCAAGGCCCCCCTGCCGTGGTGCGGGCTGCAGTGCGCCGTGCTGCAGCTCGCCGAGGTGGCCGAGGAGCAGGACGGCGACAGCCCGCAGAAGAAGCTGCCCAGCTGCTGA